From a region of the Haematobia irritans isolate KBUSLIRL chromosome 4, ASM5000362v1, whole genome shotgun sequence genome:
- the Mgat4a gene encoding alpha-1,3-mannosyl-glycoprotein 4-beta-N-acetylglucosaminyltransferase a, with translation MFKLRQRSCLLLTLVLILLPCIIVLMIMGPELSTEQSLSQRLGECHMRLQYLESMYRTRQEDLALLSQYLILLQNTSNGVTALPGGSSSIAGSSSFLDKNSSSLLNTPQAPSSLLDGLSAEARQILRNASQLHSQQMHLSASSNVRLPTAYHFLPYLADDPNSLRPALLRSHGRTDVSIVLGIPTVMREKQSYLLGTLHNLIENMNEEEQNETLIIVYIGESDAESVQQIAKTVEVAFEPYLECGLIEIIAPSPSYYPNFDRLRITLNDSLERVKWRSKQNLDFAYLMAYAQTKGTFYVQLEDDILAKRHFITTMKKFAITKSALTKPDQPPWFLLDFCQLGFIGKMFKSAELPYLITYFQMFYNDKPVDWLLAYFMESKVCRNDQDQKHCNQEKAKYWLHYRPSLFQHIGTSSSLKGKVQKLKDKQFGSKVPSFYAHNHNPPAVVKTNIAPYKNYQLKRAYRGETYFWGLLPQPGDQVQFTFDKATILKHYLFRSGNSEHPSDRFYNTTVEVLPADTLSESSPVWSFYNSTNDGYLIIGAFDNMGVAEGSIDSKIGAIKEIRLHVHGDSENWALLSEIDLQAEGNKR, from the exons atgtttaaattacgTCAACGAAGCTGTCTTTTGTTAACTTTAGTACTTATTTTATTGCCATGTATTATTGTACTAATGATAATGGGTCCAGAATTATCCACCGAACAGTCGCTGTCTCAGCGTCTAGGTGAATGTCATATGCGTTTGCAATATTTGGAGTCAATGTACCGGACGCGCCAAGAAGATTTAGCCTTGCTGTCGCAGTATTTAATATTATTACAAAATACCAGTAATGGGGTCACAGCCTTACCTGGTGGGTCATCATCCATAGCTGGTTCCTCGTCATTTTTGGATAAGAACTCTTCAAGTCTGCTTAATACGCCACAAGCTCCTAGCTCATTATTAGATGGCCTCTCGGCAGAGGCACGACAGATATTACGCAATGCCTCGCAATTGCATTCGCAACAAATGCATTTGTCTGCTTCATCCAATGTACGTTTACCCACAGCCTATCATTTTTTGCCATACCTAGCCGATGATCCCAATTCATTGCGACCCGCTCTACTGCGTTCCCATGGACGTACGGATGTTAGTATTGTTTTGGGTATACCTACAGTTATGCGGGAAAAACAATCCTATCTCTTGGGAACACTACACAACCTCATTGAGAATATGAATGAGGAGGAGCAAAATGAAACTTTAATTATTGTCTATATTGGAGAGAGTGATGCGGAAAGTGTTCAGCAGATAGCAAAAACTGTTGAGGTGGCTTTTGAACCCTATTTGGAATGTGGTTTGATTGAGATAATAGCACCATCACCCTCATATTATCCCAATTTTGATAGGCTACGGATAACACTGAACGACTCATTGGAGAGAGTTAAATGGAGGAGCAAACAGAATTTAGATTTTGCATATCTAATGGCTTATGCACAGACTAAAG gtACATTCTATGTCCAATTGGAGGATGATATATTGGCCAAACGACATTttataacaaccatgaaaaagttTGCTATAACAAAAAGTGCTTTGACCAAACCAGATCAACCGCCATGGTTTCTCTTGGATTTTTGTCAATTGGGATTCATAGGAAAAATGTTCAAGTCTGCCGAGCTACCTTATCTGATAACATATTTTCAAATGTTCTACAATGACAAACCGGTCGATTGGTTACTTGCCTATTTCATGGAGTCCAAAGTATGCCGCAATGATCAAGATCAAAAACACTGCAATCAAGAAAAGGCCAAATACTGGCTCCATTATAGACCTTCACTTTTCCAGCATATAGGCACAAGCTCGTCGCTCAAAGGTAAGGTGCAAAAGCTAAAGGACAAACAATTTGGTTCCAAAGTACCCTCGTTTTATGCCCACAATCATAATCCACCGGCCGTTGTGAAAACCAATATAGCGCCATATAAGAATTATCAACTGAAACGAGCTTATCGTGGTGAAACCTATTTCTGGGGCCTTTTGCCCCAGCCTGGTGATCAAGTGCAATTCACTTTCGATAAAGCGACTATTCTCAAACATTATCTATTTAGAAGTGGTAATTCGGAGCATCCTTCTGATCGTTTCTACAATACCACAGTGGAAGTTCTACCCGCCGATACATTGAGTGAAAGTTCACCCGTCTGGAGTTTTTACAACTCTACCAATGATGGTTATCTAATTATAGGTGCTTTTGACAATATGGGTGTTGCCGAGGGATCAATAGATTCGAAAATTGGAGCCATTAAAGAAATACGCCTTCATGTCCATGGAGACAGTGAAAATTGGGCTTTGTTGAGTGAAATTGATCTACAGGCCGAAGGTAATAAAAGATGA